A single genomic interval of Bradyrhizobium sp. sBnM-33 harbors:
- a CDS encoding glycosyltransferase family 4 protein: MTPLRRIAVIGNSLPRRCGIATFSTDLQRAISNSEPNLQTCIVAMTDHDQTYDYPASVALQIKDASVEEYVAGAAFLNAGRFDIVCLQHEFGIFGGEAGAHILELLSRLTMPVVTTLHTVLAAPTAAQRAVMERIVEISSKVVVMANKGRELLRNVYRVPDDKIEVIAHGIPDFPFVAPDEAKAKLGFSNRSVILTFGLLSPSKGIEVMIDAMPSILKRRPDAVYVVLGATHPNLVRDQGEAYRGSLMARVRKLGVEDHVVFLDQFVDQATLLEFISMCDVYVTPYLNEAQMTSGTLAYSFGLGKPVVSTPYWHARELLADGRGVLVSFGDAMGIGNEIAGLLTDGPRRQAMRERAYAASRSMTWERTAERYMTTFDNARHGHRLKVIARARPDAIAPHRPAVPDMQLGHFLSMCDDTGLFQHAVHSVPDRAHGYCVDDNARALLLACALNEPGEHPLSESQTGRFAAFVQHAWNPDTRRFRNFMGFNRTWLEDKGSEDSHGRTLWALGECARKDASRSRRRWAAALFAEALSTAASFRSPRAMAFTLLGLDAYCAVTPDDQRAREIRHSLADGLVSGLDLVETPNWVWFEEGLAYDNARLPQALIATGFATQTPAYTDAGLRTLRWLMTQQTTSTGHFRPVGTTSFGRLRKPPGAFDQQPVEASATIAACLVAWRAEGDAEWKAIAARVFSWFFGGNDLSVALVDSDTGTCRDGLHPDRANENCGGESVVSYLLALAEMRQLARVNIDPTNPVALRAIGA, encoded by the coding sequence GTGACGCCGCTACGCAGAATCGCCGTGATCGGCAATTCGTTGCCTCGCCGCTGCGGAATTGCGACATTTTCGACCGACCTGCAACGCGCAATCTCGAATTCGGAGCCAAACCTGCAAACCTGCATCGTGGCGATGACCGACCACGATCAGACCTATGACTATCCGGCCTCGGTCGCGTTGCAGATCAAGGACGCCAGCGTCGAGGAGTATGTGGCCGGTGCGGCGTTTCTCAACGCCGGCCGGTTCGACATCGTCTGTCTGCAGCACGAGTTCGGAATTTTCGGCGGCGAGGCCGGGGCTCATATCCTGGAACTGCTGTCGCGCCTTACCATGCCGGTCGTCACGACGCTGCACACGGTGCTGGCCGCGCCGACCGCGGCTCAACGCGCGGTGATGGAGCGCATCGTCGAGATCTCCTCGAAGGTCGTCGTGATGGCCAACAAGGGCCGTGAACTGCTGCGCAACGTCTATCGCGTGCCGGACGACAAGATCGAGGTCATAGCCCATGGCATCCCCGACTTTCCGTTCGTCGCGCCGGACGAGGCAAAGGCCAAGCTCGGATTCAGCAACCGGTCGGTCATTCTGACGTTCGGCCTGCTGTCCCCCAGCAAGGGCATTGAGGTCATGATCGACGCCATGCCCTCGATCCTGAAAAGACGGCCGGACGCGGTCTATGTGGTACTTGGTGCGACGCATCCCAATCTGGTTCGTGACCAGGGCGAAGCCTATCGCGGCAGCCTGATGGCACGCGTGCGCAAACTTGGCGTCGAGGATCACGTCGTATTCCTCGACCAGTTCGTGGATCAGGCCACGCTGCTCGAATTCATTTCAATGTGCGACGTCTATGTCACGCCCTATCTCAACGAGGCGCAGATGACGTCGGGCACGCTGGCCTACAGCTTCGGCCTCGGCAAGCCGGTCGTCTCAACACCTTATTGGCATGCGCGCGAACTGCTGGCCGACGGCCGCGGCGTTCTCGTTTCCTTTGGCGACGCGATGGGGATCGGCAACGAAATAGCGGGCCTGCTTACCGACGGTCCTCGCCGTCAGGCGATGCGCGAGCGCGCCTACGCTGCCAGCCGATCGATGACATGGGAGCGCACAGCCGAGCGTTACATGACCACCTTCGACAATGCACGGCACGGCCACCGGCTGAAGGTGATTGCGCGTGCCCGACCGGACGCAATCGCGCCGCACCGCCCCGCCGTGCCCGACATGCAATTGGGCCATTTCCTGTCGATGTGCGACGATACCGGCCTGTTTCAGCACGCCGTGCATTCGGTACCTGATCGTGCGCACGGCTACTGCGTGGACGACAACGCCCGCGCGTTGCTGCTGGCCTGCGCGCTCAATGAACCGGGCGAGCACCCGCTTTCGGAAAGCCAGACGGGCCGCTTTGCCGCCTTTGTGCAGCATGCGTGGAATCCCGATACCAGACGCTTTCGCAACTTCATGGGTTTCAACCGGACCTGGCTCGAAGATAAAGGCTCCGAGGACAGTCACGGGCGAACTCTGTGGGCCCTGGGCGAATGCGCGCGGAAGGATGCCAGCCGGTCACGGCGTCGCTGGGCAGCGGCCTTGTTTGCCGAAGCTCTGTCGACCGCCGCGAGCTTTCGTTCGCCTCGCGCAATGGCCTTCACGCTGCTCGGCCTCGACGCCTATTGTGCCGTAACTCCGGATGATCAGCGCGCCCGTGAGATCAGGCATTCTCTTGCCGACGGACTGGTTTCGGGCCTGGATTTGGTCGAGACGCCCAACTGGGTGTGGTTCGAGGAAGGCCTGGCGTATGACAACGCCCGCCTCCCGCAGGCACTGATCGCTACGGGCTTTGCAACGCAAACGCCGGCCTATACCGATGCTGGCTTGAGAACCCTGCGCTGGTTGATGACACAGCAGACGACGTCAACTGGGCATTTCCGTCCCGTGGGTACGACGAGCTTCGGACGACTTCGAAAGCCTCCTGGCGCGTTCGATCAGCAGCCGGTGGAGGCCAGCGCAACGATTGCGGCATGTCTGGTCGCCTGGCGGGCGGAGGGCGACGCCGAATGGAAGGCGATCGCGGCCAGGGTTTTTTCCTGGTTTTTCGGCGGCAACGACCTGTCGGTGGCGCTGGTCGATTCCGATACCGGCACTTGCCGCGACGGGCTGCATCCTGACCGCGCCAATGAAAATTGCGGCGGAGAGTCGGTCGTGTCCTATCTACTGGCGCTCGCCGAGATGCGCCAGCTTGCGCGCGTCAATATTGATCCGACCAACCCCGTGGCGCTTCGCGCCATAGGCGCTTGA
- a CDS encoding class I mannose-6-phosphate isomerase, translating to MPIEHASVRAMPKPWGVSDLQPWSSIDGTGGAVGELWFERADSNAPTPALLLKLLFSSAPLSIQVHPDDTFARAMGMPNGKSEAWYIISAEPGAQIGVGLNRRITPQELRTAITNGSIVDLVQWRPVAKGDVIFIPAGTIHALGAGIVLAEIQQRSDTTFRLFDYGRQRELHIDNGVAVANIAPLRPPRHPVRLTLERTVLVASQHFVLERLELPEGSSWALLADSETWVLALDGHAAIGLAALSVGQAIFVGGGRASIEVGANGLTALVAYPASGPIGSLLHRLSGQSIKPARSVASDVAKLTGLAEAHT from the coding sequence ATGCCCATCGAACACGCGTCCGTACGGGCCATGCCCAAGCCCTGGGGCGTCAGCGATCTCCAGCCATGGAGCAGCATCGACGGTACCGGGGGTGCGGTGGGAGAGCTTTGGTTCGAGCGCGCCGACAGCAATGCGCCGACTCCTGCCTTGCTTCTCAAGTTGCTGTTCAGCAGCGCGCCATTGTCGATCCAGGTCCATCCGGACGATACGTTTGCGCGCGCAATGGGGATGCCGAACGGCAAGAGCGAGGCATGGTACATCATCTCGGCGGAGCCGGGCGCGCAGATCGGCGTCGGCCTGAATCGACGGATCACACCACAGGAACTACGGACGGCGATCACGAATGGCTCGATCGTTGATCTGGTTCAATGGCGTCCGGTTGCGAAAGGCGATGTCATCTTCATTCCGGCTGGGACCATCCACGCTCTCGGCGCCGGCATCGTGCTCGCCGAGATTCAACAGCGCAGCGATACGACATTCCGCCTGTTCGACTACGGCAGGCAGCGTGAACTGCACATCGACAATGGGGTCGCAGTCGCGAACATCGCTCCACTTCGACCTCCACGTCATCCAGTCCGCCTGACTCTTGAGCGGACGGTTCTGGTCGCGAGCCAGCATTTTGTGCTCGAGCGGCTTGAGTTGCCCGAGGGTTCAAGCTGGGCGCTGCTCGCCGATTCGGAGACTTGGGTTCTCGCTCTCGACGGCCATGCGGCGATCGGATTGGCCGCGCTGTCCGTCGGGCAGGCGATCTTCGTCGGCGGCGGTCGCGCCAGCATCGAAGTCGGTGCCAACGGGCTAACCGCCCTGGTCGCATATCCCGCAAGCGGTCCGATCGGCTCCCTTTTGCACAGGCTTTCCGGGCAATCGATCAAGCCTGCTCGGTCCGTTGCTTCCGACGTGGCGAAACTCACCGGCCTGGCCGAGGCGCACACGTGA
- a CDS encoding transglutaminase-like domain-containing protein, giving the protein MKIRVGFEMIYDFPQPTPMIMVLGTHFTRASDVIVPDFLTTDPVVEITPYRDMFGNWCSRMVAPAGRVRLAADGVVRDSGLPDPVFTSAVQHAVEDLPPDTLAYLLGSRYCETDRLSEIAWQLFGKKPPGWARVQAICDFVHHHIAFGYEYARASKTAWEAYQEGKGVCRDYAHLAVAFCRCMNIPARYCTGYLSDIGTPKPWAAGDFAGWFEAYVGGHWRTFDPRNNVPRIGRILIAQGRDASDVPITQTFGPNTLVGFKVWTDEVA; this is encoded by the coding sequence GTGAAGATTCGCGTCGGATTCGAAATGATCTACGATTTCCCGCAGCCGACGCCGATGATCATGGTGCTGGGCACGCACTTCACCCGTGCGTCCGACGTCATCGTGCCGGATTTCCTCACCACCGACCCAGTCGTCGAGATCACCCCCTATCGCGACATGTTTGGCAATTGGTGCAGCCGCATGGTTGCGCCCGCCGGCCGCGTGCGTCTTGCGGCCGACGGCGTCGTTCGCGACAGCGGTCTGCCAGATCCGGTGTTTACTTCCGCCGTTCAGCACGCGGTCGAGGACCTGCCCCCGGACACTTTGGCCTATCTGCTCGGCAGCCGCTATTGCGAGACCGACCGGCTTTCGGAAATCGCCTGGCAATTGTTCGGGAAAAAGCCGCCGGGCTGGGCGCGAGTCCAGGCGATCTGCGATTTCGTCCACCATCACATCGCCTTCGGATATGAGTATGCTCGCGCCAGCAAGACAGCGTGGGAGGCTTACCAGGAAGGCAAGGGCGTCTGCCGCGACTACGCCCATCTTGCCGTTGCGTTCTGCCGCTGCATGAACATTCCCGCGCGCTATTGCACGGGCTATCTCAGCGACATCGGCACGCCGAAGCCGTGGGCTGCAGGCGATTTCGCCGGCTGGTTCGAAGCCTATGTCGGTGGGCACTGGCGTACGTTCGATCCGCGCAATAACGTGCCAAGGATCGGTCGCATCCTGATTGCGCAGGGGCGCGACGCTTCCGACGTGCCGATCACCCAGACCTTTGGGCCGAACACATTGGTCGGCTTCAAGGTCTGGACCGACGAGGTTGCGTGA
- a CDS encoding amidase codes for MNLPMSWDEWTDHDGVALAARVAKGELTAKELAAQAAAGIAKVNPALLGVVEVFEDAVADPATDGTNLDGPFAGLPFLVKDLGPTLKGRLQEMGSLFMRGNRATADTFLTRKMRTAGLNLIGRTTTPEFGVCSSADNPAVYVTRNPWNTDYSTCGSSAGSAAMVAAGAVPIAHATDGGGSIRIPAGVNGNIGLKVSRGVFSLSPHLSDLSGLVSIQGCQSRTVRDTAAFVDACRGPAPGEFMPFWSPPEPYTRMITRDPARLKIALSYQWGDYRATPHIAAELQKAGRFLEGLGHRVDYALPDLDYGEAFAAQTTCYISNFAVVISNMLAARGLEQPPEDLIEPINIRIWEHGRHTSYADRARMQAVFNTTSRGFGAFFEDWDIILTPITALPTPKVGTTEYLTISDNPDVLDWFGNLWRNFAFTPLANLCGIPAISLPLATHEHGLPLGIQAIAKQANDGLLLQLAAQIERAIGGKWNAGQTPGVHVTRDSQPDNHTPKA; via the coding sequence ATGAACTTGCCGATGAGCTGGGATGAATGGACCGATCATGATGGCGTGGCGCTGGCTGCGCGTGTCGCGAAGGGCGAGCTGACGGCCAAGGAACTGGCGGCGCAGGCCGCCGCCGGCATCGCGAAGGTCAATCCTGCACTGTTGGGCGTCGTCGAGGTGTTCGAGGATGCGGTCGCCGATCCCGCCACCGATGGCACCAATCTCGACGGTCCCTTTGCCGGCCTGCCGTTTCTGGTGAAGGACCTCGGTCCGACGCTCAAGGGCCGGCTGCAGGAAATGGGCTCGTTGTTCATGCGCGGCAATCGCGCCACCGCCGATACCTTCCTGACGCGGAAGATGCGCACGGCCGGGCTCAATCTGATCGGGCGCACCACGACGCCGGAATTCGGCGTTTGCAGCTCGGCCGATAATCCCGCCGTCTACGTCACGCGCAATCCCTGGAATACCGACTACAGCACCTGCGGATCGTCAGCCGGCAGTGCCGCGATGGTCGCCGCCGGCGCGGTGCCCATCGCGCACGCGACCGACGGCGGCGGCTCGATCCGGATTCCCGCCGGCGTCAACGGCAATATCGGGCTGAAAGTCTCGCGCGGCGTGTTCTCGCTGTCGCCGCACCTCTCTGATTTGAGCGGACTGGTCTCGATTCAAGGCTGCCAGTCGCGCACGGTGCGCGATACCGCCGCCTTCGTCGACGCCTGCCGCGGTCCGGCGCCGGGCGAATTCATGCCGTTCTGGAGCCCGCCGGAGCCTTACACGCGGATGATCACACGTGATCCTGCCCGGCTGAAAATCGCGCTGTCGTACCAGTGGGGCGATTACCGTGCGACGCCGCATATTGCAGCCGAGCTGCAGAAGGCCGGACGCTTTCTCGAGGGCCTTGGGCATCGCGTCGATTACGCCCTGCCCGATCTGGACTATGGCGAAGCCTTCGCGGCTCAGACCACCTGCTACATCAGCAATTTTGCCGTCGTGATCTCCAACATGCTGGCCGCGCGCGGCCTCGAACAGCCGCCGGAAGATCTGATCGAACCTATCAACATCCGGATCTGGGAGCATGGCCGGCACACGTCCTACGCGGACCGAGCGCGCATGCAGGCGGTATTCAACACGACCTCGCGCGGCTTCGGCGCGTTCTTCGAGGACTGGGACATCATCCTGACCCCCATCACGGCACTGCCGACGCCGAAGGTCGGCACCACGGAATATCTCACCATCAGCGACAATCCCGACGTGCTCGACTGGTTCGGCAATCTCTGGCGCAATTTTGCCTTTACCCCGCTCGCCAATCTCTGCGGCATCCCGGCGATCTCGCTGCCGCTCGCGACCCACGAGCACGGCCTGCCGCTCGGTATCCAGGCCATCGCCAAGCAAGCGAATGATGGGCTGCTGTTGCAGCTGGCGGCCCAGATCGAGCGCGCGATCGGCGGCAAGTGGAACGCGGGACAGACGCCGGGTGTGCATGTGACGAGAGATTCACAGCCTGACAATCACACGCCGAAAGCTTAG
- a CDS encoding winged helix-turn-helix transcriptional regulator — MKDLVSRCPIEEVMQVISGRWPSLLIYYLKQGTKRFSDLRRDNPTISQKMLTLELRKLEEAGIVERSEFEGYPLRVEYDLTPAGLKLVPLLDALGSWWDATAAGRSQGGTVPVEVTK, encoded by the coding sequence ATGAAAGATCTCGTCTCCCGCTGTCCCATCGAAGAAGTGATGCAGGTCATCAGCGGTCGCTGGCCCAGCCTGCTGATCTACTATCTGAAGCAGGGCACCAAACGCTTCAGCGATCTGCGCAGGGACAACCCCACCATCTCGCAGAAGATGCTCACTCTGGAGCTTCGCAAGCTGGAGGAGGCCGGCATTGTCGAACGCAGTGAATTCGAGGGATATCCGTTGCGCGTGGAATACGATCTGACGCCGGCTGGCCTCAAGCTCGTGCCGTTGCTTGATGCCCTGGGCAGCTGGTGGGATGCGACGGCCGCTGGCCGCAGCCAGGGCGGCACGGTGCCGGTCGAGGTGACAAAATGA
- a CDS encoding alpha/beta fold hydrolase has translation MVSADSVTHRFVELNGISIFYREAGPPNAPTVLLPHGYPCSSYEFRNFMPFLADRYRLIAPDFPGCGYSDTPDDFAYNFDGYADFLDRFTSRLGVDRFALYLHDFGSQIGLRLAIRRPDRIAALIIQNGDIYEDEMGPKYASLQQYFRNPTPEGRVKLGEAVSEEGYRDEYLNDVRSELAERISPDLWKLHWSLTTPRRREIFIGLIAGLRENIAWFPRYQSYLRDHQPPTLIVWGPQDGFMPEASARAYRRDLPNAELHLLDGGHWLLETNLPEVVSLTRGFLSRIEPIAR, from the coding sequence ATGGTTTCAGCAGACTCCGTGACACACCGGTTTGTCGAGTTGAACGGCATCAGCATCTTCTACCGTGAAGCCGGACCGCCCAATGCGCCGACGGTCCTGCTACCCCACGGCTACCCCTGCTCGTCTTACGAATTTCGCAATTTCATGCCGTTCTTGGCGGATCGCTATCGGCTTATCGCACCCGACTTTCCGGGGTGCGGCTATAGCGATACGCCAGACGACTTCGCGTACAATTTCGACGGCTATGCCGATTTTCTCGATCGATTCACCAGCCGCCTGGGCGTTGATCGTTTCGCGCTCTATCTACACGATTTCGGATCGCAGATCGGTCTTCGGCTGGCGATTCGTCGGCCCGACCGCATTGCCGCGCTGATCATTCAGAACGGCGACATCTATGAAGATGAAATGGGCCCGAAGTACGCTTCGCTCCAGCAGTATTTCCGCAATCCCACGCCGGAAGGCAGAGTCAAGCTCGGTGAAGCTGTGAGCGAGGAAGGATACCGGGATGAGTACCTGAATGACGTCCGTTCCGAGCTCGCCGAGCGCATCTCTCCGGATCTTTGGAAGCTGCATTGGTCGCTGACGACGCCCAGACGACGGGAGATCTTCATCGGCCTGATCGCGGGCTTGCGAGAGAACATCGCCTGGTTTCCGCGTTACCAGTCCTACCTACGCGACCACCAGCCACCTACGCTGATCGTCTGGGGGCCGCAGGACGGCTTCATGCCCGAAGCCTCCGCACGCGCTTATCGGCGTGACCTGCCGAACGCAGAGTTGCATTTGCTGGACGGAGGCCATTGGCTCCTGGAGACGAACCTGCCCGAAGTTGTCTCGCTTACACGCGGTTTTCTCTCGCGAATAGAACCGATAGCGAGATGA
- a CDS encoding glutathione S-transferase family protein encodes MEPILVYGFPAGSSMGLVAAFEWLGKPHRLCRVDMLGEMRDPSYARINARHETPVLITDAGRVLTETMAIAAWLEARDSERCISFAPLSPEADRMHQLIGFVNTGFTGAFAPLWAAMEMAKPNPQMQASLREFGAARVIERHDKLEAMIGNHPFLMGERPTLADGVLVGVARWLDFHQVADPARWPKLAAVRRRIEADPAVIYATALESGDIGSGTGACVGHIPLADVIERFGDQSIIGSD; translated from the coding sequence ATGGAACCGATACTTGTTTATGGCTTCCCGGCCGGAAGCTCGATGGGACTTGTCGCCGCCTTTGAATGGCTTGGCAAACCCCATCGGCTGTGCCGTGTCGATATGCTCGGCGAGATGCGCGACCCTTCCTATGCCCGCATCAATGCCCGGCATGAAACGCCGGTGCTGATCACGGATGCCGGGCGCGTGCTGACCGAGACGATGGCGATCGCTGCCTGGCTCGAGGCAAGAGACAGCGAGCGGTGCATCAGCTTCGCACCGCTTTCGCCGGAAGCAGACCGGATGCACCAACTGATCGGCTTTGTTAACACCGGCTTCACTGGCGCCTTCGCGCCGCTGTGGGCGGCGATGGAGATGGCGAAACCGAACCCGCAAATGCAGGCATCGCTACGCGAGTTCGGCGCCGCACGGGTGATCGAGCGGCATGACAAGCTCGAAGCCATGATCGGGAATCATCCTTTTCTCATGGGTGAGCGCCCGACCCTTGCAGACGGCGTTCTGGTCGGCGTCGCGCGCTGGCTCGACTTCCATCAAGTCGCCGATCCGGCACGCTGGCCAAAACTCGCCGCGGTGCGGCGGCGCATTGAGGCCGACCCCGCCGTCATCTATGCGACGGCGCTGGAGAGCGGAGATATCGGTTCGGGAACAGGCGCTTGTGTCGGCCATATCCCACTCGCGGATGTTATCGAGCGGTTCGGTGACCAGAGTATTATCGGTTCTGATTGA
- a CDS encoding ABC transporter substrate-binding protein, with amino-acid sequence MRMQNKLGVAILTAVLSGVAALPASAQKSADTLRIVMRDALPNIDPFYNNLRTGVVMHHQGWDALVYRNPDTFKLEPLLATEWKLPDPTTIEFTLRPGVKFHDGSPFTADDVVYTINIVADPASRVSTPSNYNWIDKAEKTGDLSVRVKLKRPNPAALEYFALVLPIYPKAYREKVGAEGYAKAPVGAGPYKITKVEPGVTIDFERFEDYWAGSPKGKPAIKKMSVRFVPDAGTEMTELLAGRADWIWNMNPDQLEPVNRMPHLQAVRKESMRIGFLSMDAAGRTGADNPLTKLKVRQAIWYAIDRKAIADKLVTGGSRVPAAPCFPSQFGCDAEAAISYDYNPAKAKQLLTEAGYPDGFDVELASYVLPQWGSSVQNYLHAVGIRAKLNQLQTAALIQRAKAGELRMYLGSWGSYSINDVSAILPNYFDGGADDYARDPDVQKWLVQGGSSINPEVRKEAYSAAIKKITEQAYWAPLHTYVTTYGHSKQLDFTPYPDELPRFYLAKWK; translated from the coding sequence ATGCGTATGCAAAACAAGCTCGGCGTTGCAATTCTGACGGCGGTTCTATCAGGTGTCGCCGCGTTGCCCGCTTCGGCGCAGAAATCCGCCGACACGCTGCGGATCGTGATGCGCGACGCGCTTCCCAACATCGATCCCTTCTACAACAATCTGCGCACCGGCGTGGTGATGCACCACCAGGGCTGGGACGCGCTGGTCTACCGCAATCCCGATACGTTCAAGCTCGAACCGCTGCTCGCCACCGAATGGAAGCTGCCGGACCCGACCACGATCGAGTTCACGCTGCGGCCGGGCGTCAAGTTTCATGACGGCAGCCCGTTCACGGCCGACGACGTCGTTTACACCATCAACATCGTTGCCGATCCGGCGAGCCGCGTCTCGACCCCATCGAACTACAACTGGATCGACAAGGCGGAGAAGACCGGCGATCTTTCGGTGCGCGTCAAGCTGAAGCGGCCAAACCCCGCGGCGCTGGAATATTTCGCGCTGGTGCTGCCGATCTATCCCAAGGCCTATCGCGAGAAGGTCGGTGCGGAAGGTTACGCCAAGGCGCCGGTCGGCGCGGGTCCCTACAAGATCACCAAAGTAGAGCCCGGCGTCACCATCGACTTCGAGCGCTTCGAGGACTACTGGGCCGGCAGCCCCAAGGGCAAGCCGGCGATCAAGAAGATGAGCGTGCGTTTCGTGCCGGATGCCGGCACCGAGATGACGGAATTGCTCGCCGGCCGCGCCGACTGGATCTGGAACATGAACCCGGACCAGCTTGAGCCCGTGAACCGGATGCCGCATCTGCAGGCGGTGCGCAAGGAATCGATGCGGATCGGCTTTCTCTCGATGGATGCGGCCGGCCGCACCGGCGCCGACAATCCCCTGACCAAGCTCAAGGTGCGTCAGGCGATCTGGTACGCGATCGACCGCAAGGCGATCGCCGACAAGCTCGTCACTGGCGGCAGCCGCGTCCCCGCCGCACCATGCTTCCCATCGCAGTTCGGCTGCGATGCCGAAGCGGCGATAAGCTACGACTACAATCCGGCGAAGGCCAAGCAGCTCCTTACCGAGGCCGGTTATCCCGATGGATTCGACGTCGAGCTTGCGAGCTACGTGCTGCCGCAATGGGGCTCCTCGGTGCAGAACTATCTGCATGCGGTCGGCATTCGCGCCAAGCTCAACCAGCTCCAGACGGCGGCGCTGATCCAGCGGGCCAAGGCCGGCGAATTGAGGATGTATCTCGGGAGCTGGGGCAGCTATTCGATCAACGACGTCTCCGCCATTCTGCCGAACTACTTCGACGGCGGCGCCGACGACTATGCGCGCGATCCCGACGTGCAGAAATGGCTGGTCCAGGGCGGCTCATCTATCAACCCGGAGGTGCGCAAGGAGGCCTATTCGGCGGCGATCAAGAAGATCACCGAACAAGCCTATTGGGCGCCGCTGCACACCTATGTGACGACCTACGGCCACTCCAAGCAGCTCGACTTCACCCCGTACCCGGATGAGCTGCCGCGCTTCTATCTGGCGAAGTGGAAATAG
- a CDS encoding ABC transporter ATP-binding protein translates to MTAAIEVKNLRCEFRVHTGLMSAEKRVVAVDDVTFSVPAGSVLGIVGESGCGKSTLARLILGLLKPTAGTVLVDGKRLFDLDRKARARLIQPVFQDPFASLNPRRRIKDIVALPLAAQGTFSRGEIERRVGGILERVGLSAAMGERMPAQLSGGQRQRAAIARALVLEPRIVICDEPTSALDVSVQAQILNLLADLRRDLGLTYLFISHNLAVVEHVASEVAVMYLGRFVERNETDALFRSPRHPYTKALLESVLTPEPGKGVPDIGLGDIMPDPANIPPGCRFNPRCRIAIERCRHEAPMPMVRAPQGMVECHLA, encoded by the coding sequence ATGACCGCCGCGATCGAGGTCAAAAACCTGCGGTGCGAATTCCGCGTCCACACCGGGCTGATGTCGGCGGAAAAGCGCGTGGTCGCGGTCGACGATGTCACCTTCAGCGTGCCGGCCGGCAGCGTGCTCGGCATCGTCGGCGAGTCCGGATGCGGCAAATCCACGCTGGCGCGCCTGATCCTCGGGCTGCTCAAGCCGACGGCGGGGACCGTGCTGGTCGATGGCAAGCGCCTGTTCGACCTCGACCGTAAGGCGCGGGCGCGCCTGATCCAGCCGGTGTTCCAGGATCCGTTCGCCTCGCTCAATCCGCGCCGGCGCATCAAGGATATCGTCGCGCTCCCGCTTGCAGCCCAGGGCACGTTCTCGCGTGGCGAGATCGAGCGCCGGGTCGGCGGCATTCTCGAACGCGTCGGCCTGTCGGCTGCGATGGGCGAGCGCATGCCCGCGCAACTTTCCGGCGGGCAACGCCAGCGGGCGGCGATTGCCCGCGCGTTGGTGCTGGAGCCGCGGATCGTGATCTGCGACGAGCCGACCAGCGCGCTCGACGTCTCGGTGCAGGCGCAGATCCTCAATCTCTTGGCCGACCTGCGCCGCGATCTCGGGCTGACCTATCTCTTCATCAGCCACAATCTCGCCGTCGTCGAGCATGTCGCGAGCGAAGTCGCTGTCATGTATCTCGGCCGGTTCGTCGAGCGCAACGAAACCGACGCGCTGTTTCGCAGCCCCCGCCACCCCTACACCAAGGCGCTCCTGGAAAGCGTGCTGACGCCGGAGCCGGGCAAGGGCGTGCCGGATATCGGTCTCGGCGACATCATGCCGGATCCCGCCAATATTCCGCCGGGCTGCCGGTTCAACCCGCGCTGCCGCATCGCAATCGAACGCTGCCGCCATGAGGCACCAATGCCCATGGTCCGCGCGCCCCAGGGAATGGTAGAGTGTCATTTGGCATAG